One window of Kiritimatiellales bacterium genomic DNA carries:
- a CDS encoding Gfo/Idh/MocA family oxidoreductase encodes MKTFRWGIIGCGQIAPKFFHALNNTGEGMAVAAASKSLRRAQRLQKKLGLQTVYGSYDEMLDTEQLDAVYIANTHAEHFAAAMRCLNRGLPVLVEKAFTRNAKEAEALIELARRKNLFLMEAMWTRFNPASAKVRELLTSGAIGRVIHFKANFCVQMKRLSPKMFPWNRMYNPKLAGGALLDVGVYPVAFARMVFGAAPEKIVTKRIKMAFTGVDASEEFEFEYAGGIRAELAASFRETRPRDAVITGTAGTIRVPHFSHTDDVILIRAGKAEHFKCEANGFEHEIREVHRCMNAGLIESPLLTHAETLETMRTMDTLRAQWCMKYPGEEN; translated from the coding sequence ATGAAAACATTCCGCTGGGGAATCATTGGCTGCGGTCAGATTGCGCCGAAGTTTTTTCATGCGCTGAATAACACCGGCGAGGGAATGGCGGTTGCGGCAGCATCGAAATCACTGCGGCGCGCGCAGCGGCTGCAAAAAAAACTCGGCCTTCAAACGGTGTATGGCAGTTATGATGAAATGCTGGATACTGAACAGCTTGACGCAGTTTACATTGCCAATACACATGCCGAACATTTTGCGGCGGCCATGCGTTGTTTAAATCGCGGACTGCCGGTACTGGTTGAAAAAGCATTCACACGCAATGCAAAAGAGGCCGAGGCACTGATTGAATTAGCGCGCCGGAAAAATCTGTTCCTGATGGAAGCGATGTGGACGCGCTTTAATCCGGCGTCAGCCAAAGTGCGCGAACTGTTAACTTCCGGCGCGATCGGCCGTGTAATACATTTTAAAGCGAACTTCTGTGTGCAAATGAAACGGTTGTCGCCGAAAATGTTTCCCTGGAACCGGATGTACAATCCGAAACTCGCCGGCGGCGCACTGCTGGATGTCGGTGTTTATCCGGTTGCGTTCGCACGCATGGTCTTCGGTGCCGCACCGGAGAAAATCGTTACGAAAAGAATTAAAATGGCATTCACCGGTGTGGACGCATCGGAAGAGTTTGAATTTGAATATGCCGGCGGTATACGCGCCGAACTGGCGGCATCGTTCCGCGAAACGCGTCCGCGCGATGCCGTCATTACCGGCACTGCCGGCACAATCCGCGTGCCGCATTTCTCGCATACGGACGATGTAATTCTGATTCGTGCCGGTAAAGCAGAACATTTTAAATGCGAAGCCAACGGCTTTGAGCATGAAATCCGTGAAGTGCACCGCTGTATGAATGCCGGGCTGATAGAAAGTCCATTATTGACGCATGCCGAGACGCTTGAAACGATGCGCACGATGGATACACTGCGCGCGCAGTGGTGTATGAAATATCCCGGCGAGGAAAATTAA
- a CDS encoding DNA/RNA non-specific endonuclease — translation MARRKRKNPVLLNFRRLMKFGVVLVVIGGGIFGVHYVSPPPVKEKIEAATLDVIDLVREYRRTPRELVFWLDLAADHIPLMRGNVVPPGVSLDAGSHALGGAPAASVALTQLTNRGYMAGYNETMKNPAWVAYKVFPPKFDSGPRPSGFSPDPRTRSRIESSAYLNSGYDRGHMAPNHAIAVCYGPEAQRETFLMSNVVPQLPGLNSAFWEAMERRVLERYTRRYGDVWIICGPVYERGKNQKRLRAGVIVPDAFFLIVAEQSGRGIRCAAFLVPQQDIKKSADPAQFLVSVRDIEQATGLNFFPQLPADVQDALEITAAKRAW, via the coding sequence ATGGCGCGTAGAAAGCGTAAAAATCCTGTACTGTTGAATTTCCGCCGGCTGATGAAATTCGGCGTGGTGCTTGTGGTAATCGGCGGCGGAATTTTCGGCGTGCATTATGTTTCGCCGCCGCCGGTGAAAGAAAAAATTGAAGCTGCAACGTTGGATGTCATCGACCTCGTTCGCGAATACCGGCGCACGCCGCGTGAACTGGTGTTCTGGCTTGATCTGGCTGCGGATCACATTCCGCTCATGCGCGGGAATGTTGTCCCGCCCGGCGTCTCGCTTGATGCCGGTTCACATGCGCTGGGCGGTGCGCCGGCAGCGTCCGTTGCGCTTACACAGTTGACGAACCGCGGCTATATGGCCGGCTACAACGAAACCATGAAAAATCCGGCATGGGTTGCCTATAAAGTATTTCCGCCTAAATTTGATTCCGGCCCGCGTCCATCCGGATTTTCACCCGATCCGCGCACGCGTTCCCGCATCGAAAGTTCAGCCTATCTGAACAGCGGGTACGATCGCGGACACATGGCACCGAACCATGCCATTGCCGTCTGCTACGGACCGGAAGCGCAGCGCGAAACATTTTTGATGTCCAATGTCGTTCCGCAGCTGCCGGGATTAAATTCGGCGTTTTGGGAAGCGATGGAGCGGCGTGTCCTCGAACGCTATACGCGCCGTTACGGCGATGTCTGGATCATATGCGGTCCGGTGTATGAACGCGGTAAAAACCAAAAACGGCTGCGTGCCGGCGTGATTGTACCGGACGCATTCTTTTTAATTGTTGCGGAGCAGTCCGGCAGAGGAATCCGGTGTGCCGCATTCCTTGTGCCGCAGCAAGACATAAAGAAAAGTGCCGACCCGGCGCAGTTTCTCGTCAGCGTACGCGATATCGAACAGGCGACCGGCTTAAATTTTTTCCCGCAGCTTCCCGCCGATGTTCAGGACGCACTCGAAATCACCGCCGCCAAACGGGCGTGGTAA
- the lpxB gene encoding lipid-A-disaccharide synthase yields the protein MKPVFKHSCLPDDAQTGMSAPCSLLIIAGEDSGDMHAANVIRELKKRRDDISFWGIGGDKLRAEGVELLHHTGEMDVMGFVEVVKRYPFFKRVLNETVREAEKRKPAAALLVDYPGFNIRLARELKKRGVKILYYICPQVWAWHRGRIPKMAEIIDRLMVIFPFEVDVFNDVDLTVNFVGHPMVNELRQFRTAPAEILPWHGGKKIALLPGSRKQEISHILPALLETARLLKSKYSDVSFIIPVPERRIELVREILRAGKYAPAHIEVTAGNAREVLKQADAALVASGTATLEAALLRCPTILVFKTGALNFALFKMVIRIPWIGIANIIAGREMMPERIQHRMIPQDLAEQVARLMEQTPERTAMLNDFDALEHMLGAGNPAVAVAEIINLEL from the coding sequence ATGAAGCCGGTTTTTAAACATTCCTGTCTGCCTGATGATGCACAGACAGGAATGTCTGCGCCATGTTCTTTGTTAATCATCGCCGGTGAAGATTCCGGCGATATGCACGCCGCAAATGTGATTCGTGAACTGAAAAAGCGGCGGGACGATATTTCATTCTGGGGCATCGGCGGCGATAAACTGCGTGCCGAGGGTGTTGAGCTTTTGCATCACACCGGCGAAATGGATGTGATGGGGTTTGTGGAAGTGGTGAAGCGCTATCCGTTTTTTAAACGCGTGCTGAATGAAACAGTGCGTGAAGCTGAAAAACGGAAGCCGGCAGCGGCGCTGCTGGTGGATTATCCCGGATTTAATATACGGCTGGCGCGTGAGTTGAAAAAACGCGGCGTAAAAATTCTCTATTATATCTGCCCGCAGGTGTGGGCGTGGCACCGCGGACGGATTCCAAAAATGGCGGAAATAATTGACCGGCTGATGGTAATTTTTCCGTTTGAAGTGGATGTGTTTAACGATGTCGATCTGACAGTTAATTTCGTCGGGCACCCGATGGTGAATGAACTGAGACAATTCCGTACCGCACCGGCGGAGATTCTGCCTTGGCACGGCGGAAAAAAAATCGCTCTGCTGCCGGGCAGCCGCAAACAGGAAATTTCACATATTCTGCCGGCGCTGCTGGAAACAGCGCGGCTGCTGAAATCAAAATACTCTGATGTTTCATTTATTATTCCGGTGCCGGAGCGCCGGATTGAACTGGTACGGGAAATCCTGCGCGCCGGCAAATATGCACCGGCGCATATTGAGGTCACCGCCGGCAATGCGCGCGAAGTGCTGAAACAGGCGGATGCGGCGCTGGTCGCATCGGGAACGGCAACGCTGGAAGCGGCGCTGCTGCGCTGTCCAACGATTCTGGTTTTTAAAACCGGCGCACTGAATTTTGCACTGTTTAAAATGGTCATCCGCATTCCGTGGATCGGCATTGCCAATATTATTGCCGGCCGCGAAATGATGCCGGAGCGGATTCAGCATCGCATGATTCCGCAAGATCTGGCGGAACAGGTTGCACGGTTAATGGAGCAAACGCCGGAACGCACTGCGATGCTAAACGATTTCGATGCGCTTGAACACATGCTCGGCGCCGGAAATCCGGCGGTTGCAGTTGCTGAAATTATTAATCTCGAATTATAA